Proteins encoded together in one Undibacterium sp. CCC3.4 window:
- the cheA gene encoding chemotaxis protein CheA, which translates to MTIDMSQFFQVFFDEADELLAEKEKLLLAVDLSAPDPEDLNAIFRAAHSIKGGASTFGLNDMTEVTHVLESLLDKIRKGEMALTAEHVDAFLIAKDILKMQLDGHRLGTPVDQDAVADVRMLLQSLSQDSLPIAPPVISLPTHAHDADELDYQLAFKVELPDVSPDDAVALMAELGLLGAITRAADEGNRVVLHLRTNEGRDDIISICSFILNPDCLIISEESIAVAPAAPTLSDDELGYGFFEPLDAMFPPLEGAAAAVAPVLAPIVPVEVKPLPKKEQEKVHATQEQSTIRVGIEKVDQLINLIGELVITQAMLEQRTQELDPIANERLLSSVSHLTRNTRDLQEAVMSIRMMPMDYVFSRFPRMVRDLATKLGKKVEFVTYGASTELDKGLIERIVDPLTHLVRNSIDHGIEMPAVRSAAGKFETGRLSLSAVHQGGNIVIEVSDDGGGLHRDKILAKASQNGLAVSDAMSDSEVWQLIFAPGFSTAEIVTDVSGRGVGMDVVKRNISAMGGVVDIRSAKGYGTTIMISLPLTLAILDGMSIRLGEEIYILPLGFVVESLQPAREDVKEVNGKGTVIKVRGEYLPLVPLYQLFALEPKFLDPAEGIIVIVEVDGKKAALFVDDLVGQQQVVVKNIESNYKKIPGVSGATILGDGGVALILDVAALLRSTK; encoded by the coding sequence ATGACGATTGACATGAGTCAGTTTTTCCAAGTCTTTTTTGACGAGGCGGATGAGCTTTTGGCCGAGAAAGAAAAACTGTTACTTGCAGTCGATCTTTCCGCGCCCGATCCGGAGGATTTGAACGCGATTTTTCGCGCCGCGCATTCGATCAAGGGGGGCGCCTCGACGTTCGGCTTGAACGATATGACGGAAGTCACGCATGTGTTGGAGTCATTGCTCGATAAAATACGCAAGGGTGAAATGGCGCTGACGGCCGAGCATGTCGATGCCTTTTTGATTGCCAAAGATATACTCAAGATGCAGCTCGATGGTCATCGCCTCGGTACGCCGGTCGATCAGGATGCCGTGGCCGATGTGCGGATGTTGTTGCAATCGCTGTCGCAAGATAGCTTGCCGATTGCGCCGCCAGTGATTTCCTTACCGACCCATGCGCATGATGCGGACGAGCTTGATTACCAGTTGGCGTTCAAGGTTGAATTACCCGATGTCAGTCCTGATGATGCAGTTGCGCTGATGGCCGAGCTCGGCTTGCTCGGTGCGATCACTCGCGCCGCCGACGAGGGTAACCGTGTGGTACTGCACTTACGTACCAATGAAGGGCGCGATGACATCATTTCCATCTGTTCTTTCATTCTCAATCCGGATTGCCTGATTATCAGCGAAGAAAGCATCGCTGTCGCGCCTGCGGCACCGACGCTGAGCGACGACGAGCTTGGCTACGGCTTTTTCGAGCCGCTCGATGCCATGTTTCCGCCACTCGAAGGGGCGGCTGCTGCGGTGGCACCGGTATTGGCACCGATCGTGCCAGTCGAAGTAAAGCCGTTGCCTAAAAAAGAGCAGGAAAAGGTACATGCAACGCAGGAGCAATCGACCATACGGGTGGGTATAGAGAAGGTCGATCAGCTCATTAACTTAATCGGTGAGCTGGTGATTACGCAAGCGATGCTGGAACAGCGTACCCAAGAGCTCGACCCGATTGCCAATGAGCGTCTGCTCAGCAGTGTCTCGCACTTGACCCGCAATACCCGTGATCTGCAAGAAGCGGTGATGTCAATCCGCATGATGCCGATGGACTATGTATTTTCGCGTTTTCCGCGCATGGTGCGCGATCTCGCCACCAAGCTTGGCAAGAAAGTCGAATTCGTTACTTATGGTGCCTCGACTGAACTCGATAAGGGGCTGATTGAACGCATCGTCGATCCGCTCACGCATTTGGTCAGAAACAGCATCGACCATGGTATAGAAATGCCGGCCGTGCGCTCTGCCGCCGGAAAGTTTGAAACCGGACGATTATCCTTGTCGGCAGTGCATCAAGGTGGCAATATCGTGATCGAAGTGAGCGATGATGGCGGCGGCTTACATCGTGACAAAATTCTCGCCAAAGCCAGTCAGAATGGTTTGGCCGTTTCGGATGCGATGTCCGATTCTGAAGTCTGGCAACTTATTTTCGCGCCGGGTTTTTCGACCGCAGAAATCGTGACTGACGTGTCCGGGCGCGGCGTTGGCATGGATGTAGTCAAGCGTAATATCTCCGCCATGGGCGGCGTGGTTGATATTCGTTCGGCCAAAGGTTACGGCACCACGATCATGATTTCGCTGCCCTTAACCTTGGCAATTCTCGATGGCATGTCGATTCGCTTGGGCGAGGAAATTTACATCCTGCCACTTGGTTTCGTGGTCGAATCGCTGCAACCGGCCCGCGAAGATGTCAAGGAGGTCAATGGCAAGGGTACGGTCATCAAAGTGCGCGGAGAATATTTGCCGCTGGTGCCACTGTACCAGTTGTTTGCGCTGGAACCGAAGTTTCTCGACCCTGCTGAGGGCATTATTGTGATTGTCGAAGTCGATGGTAAGAAGGCCGCTTTGTTTGTCGATGACTTGGTCGGTCAGCAGCAAGTGGTGGTGAAAAATATTGAATCGAATTATAAAAAAATTCCCGGCGTCTCCGGTGCCACCATTCTCGGTGACGGTGGGGTAGCGTTGATTCTTGACGTTGCCGCCTTGCTGCGCTCGACTAAGTAA
- a CDS encoding response regulator, whose translation MAKTILAVDDSGSLRQMVAFSLKAAGYQVIEAVDGQDGLEKARNQVVDLVLTDQNMPRMDGLTLIKSLRGLATYQRVPILMLTTESSDDMKAKGRAAGANGWLVKPFDPQKLTEVVKKVIG comes from the coding sequence ATGGCCAAGACAATTTTAGCGGTGGATGATTCAGGTTCCTTGCGGCAAATGGTCGCCTTCAGCCTGAAGGCTGCCGGTTATCAAGTGATTGAAGCCGTCGACGGCCAGGATGGTTTGGAGAAGGCCAGAAACCAGGTGGTCGATCTGGTGCTGACCGATCAGAATATGCCGCGCATGGATGGTCTGACCTTGATCAAATCCCTGCGTGGTTTGGCGACCTATCAACGGGTGCCGATTTTGATGCTGACTACCGAGTCGAGCGATGACATGAAAGCCAAGGGCCGGGCCGCCGGTGCCAATGGCTGGCTGGTCAAGCCGTTCGATCCACAAAAGCTGACTGAAGTAGTGAAGAAAGTGATTGGTTAA
- a CDS encoding chemotaxis protein: MSTKKLLGSQVKQLLSGVSDHGSEHLSEVETDLAQTAILLGEAIEKLGVSFMALHAAVSKEQEEISLIIGGGYVAPESVERLRSIQLEISQHINSAVTSLQFQDLTSQLISRTMQRCEGLREVLTALGVVSQDIGQDTDGDDIAHLLKQTTLRLEKQSGDLKSLLRKAVHQKHLDSGEIELF, translated from the coding sequence ATGTCCACAAAGAAATTACTGGGGTCGCAAGTCAAACAATTGTTGTCCGGGGTTTCTGACCACGGTAGCGAACATTTGTCTGAAGTGGAAACCGATTTGGCACAAACGGCGATACTGCTTGGTGAAGCCATAGAGAAGTTAGGTGTCAGTTTTATGGCGCTGCATGCTGCCGTTTCCAAAGAGCAGGAAGAAATCAGCTTGATCATTGGTGGCGGCTATGTGGCACCGGAAAGCGTCGAGCGCTTGCGCTCTATTCAGCTCGAAATTTCCCAGCACATCAATTCGGCGGTGACCAGTCTGCAATTCCAAGACTTAACCAGTCAGCTGATTTCACGCACCATGCAACGTTGCGAAGGTTTGCGTGAAGTGCTTACTGCGCTGGGCGTAGTCAGTCAAGATATCGGCCAAGATACCGATGGTGACGATATCGCGCATTTACTTAAGCAAACCACGCTGCGTTTGGAAAAGCAAAGTGGTGACTTGAAAAGTTTACTGCGCAAAGCGGTGCATCAAAAACATTTGGACAGCGGTGAGATTGAATTATTTTAA